The following DNA comes from Nicotiana sylvestris chromosome 10, ASM39365v2, whole genome shotgun sequence.
CACTTTCTGTAGTTGCTTTCTAGCTATATAGTTGACTTATACTTTTGTCAAGGGAACACCAAAAGATCAGATCCCTAATCTGGTTCTTGTGAATCTAAAGGCACAttgcccagattatcttgagtcgattaacttgaataattgtaccaggcatgcttcaggtcctttatttggttctctcatgaagtaagttattttaccttccttgattgtatttatacgtgtgtgacatcacttacaatatataagcaaggtaggtaaataGCCTTCCACAGTAAGTTGACTGTTGCACTGGTCTTGTacagtagcgtgtgcaggcagcagCTTTCCTGCtagagagttgacttcatacagttTCCTCAGGAACTGATAGGGACCTGttcccttagttgttccttccactttgaagagttgagttatatcccacgctggatcccaacctggaactttgtgatctcaaggtcttgtaaatgtgtaacaagttccttatctggttctggatggtaagtttgtttgatcatcaaaatataaagtaaagtacttatgcccaaagtacttgtaacctatcaagaACTTTGTTGTGAAGGATGGATAAACCATTCAGGAGATGTACACAAGATTCACTACATTGACAAATGAACTAaaatctcttggaaggattatccttgaagaagaaaGAGTCGAGAAGATACTCACTAAGGTTTTGCCAATCACTTGGGAGAGCAATATCACTTCCATCCAAGAATCAAAGAATATTGCCACTCTCCTACTAGATGAATTGATCGGGAGTTTCACTGTCTATGAACTTAGGAGACAAACCATGAAAATGAATGTACCTaagaaaggaaaggaaaggaaaggaTGTACctaagcacttatggccattggagaatctgATGAAAAAATTGAGGTAGATATctttcatctcaaagacaagaatAAATTTTTCTCTAAAAAAAGATTATCTGAGTTATTACTCGAATTAATTGATGAATCTGAGGATGTGAATAATGAAAAGGAACAACTGTCAAAAGAATGTGTGGTTTtgaaagccaagtgcaaaaaccTGGAACTTAATGCTTGTGAAACTAAAAGTGAAAATACTGTGTTGAAGAATCAGGTTCATTCACTTCATACAACTATCCTACAACTTAgctctgaaaatttaaaattgaaattaggaacaggCAAAAAGACAGttgatcacacacaactcacgttagaagaaaatgtaggaaaaataaaagatgagttgtataagagGGATGAACTggtaagagtcataaagaaggATCTGAAAAGTTTAAGCATGAGCTATATAGAACTTGTAAATGGAACAGGTCCTCCAATGCACATTCATGGCTACAAAAACATCATAGTGGCAATAGAAGAACACTTGGCTTTGGGAACTCTGTatctaagtgggatcccaaaataAAGTACCTCACACTCTCTGAGAACAAGATTTGCACACAATGTGGTCACTGGTCACTGCAAGAGTGAATGCACTGCAAAAGAGAAGGCAAGTCCAAAGAAGAAAAAATTTGTTCtagggaaaaataggctgccaagttgggctaaaaagaatttgatttatctttttgcctatagaaagggacccaaactagtttgggttcctaagactaacccctgatttcttttgcAGATCTAAGGGAAGGGAAGCAGCCAAATATAGTACATAGACAGTGAATGTTCTAAGCATATGACaagaagcaagaaccagttcctttcacttgaggaccttaaAGGGGGTATTGTCTCCTTTGGAAACGAAAAGAAAGGTGAAAtaattggggttggaaaggtaggtaagactgattctcactctattgagaatgtctacttgatagatggactGAAATACAGTCTAATAAGTGTATCACAATTGTATGATAAAGGTAACattgtagcattcacctctacaacatgctttgtgattaatctaCCACTGACAAGATAGTTTTGCAGGAAAAAAGAATGAATAACATATATGTGGTGGATCTGTccatattttcaaaaaatgaactcacttgcttaattaggttggataatgatcccctcctttggcacaagagacCTGGACATGCCAGTCTAAGCCAACTTAACAAATTTGTCTCCAAGAACTTGGTGATAGGCCTGCCTAACATTATGTTCAAAGAAGATAAAGTTTGTGAGACTTGTGCAAGGGAGAAGCAGGTAACATcctctttcaaaagcaagaaaatggaaAGCACCACCAGGACGATGAAACTAGTTCATATGGATCTTTGTGGACCAATAAGAACATTGAGCAGATGTGGTAAGAGATATgttatggtgcttgttgatggttactctaggtttacttggacactGTTTTtgacatctaaagatgaagcatttgacatgttcactTCTTATAttagaaaaactcaaaaaataactaggtaatcaacttgcattaattaggtctgatcatggtactgaatttgagaatgctaaatttgctgaattttgtgatgagcatggaaTAAATCATAACTTTTCTGCTCTaaggactccacaacaaaatggagtagttgaaagaaagaataggacattGGAAGAAATGGCTAGGACTATACTTCTTGCTATTAAACTGCCACACAACTTTTGGGCAGAACTGtgaacactgcatgttacattataaataggtgcatgactagacctaTTGTTAAGAAGACTccttatgagttacttaaagggataaagccaaatatatcccatcttagggcatttggatacAAATGCTTTGTGTACAATAATggtaaagactccctaggtaagtttgatcctagaagtgatgaaggagtattcttgggatattcttcacatagtaaagtTTATAAGATTTATAACAAAATaactatgtgtgtagaagaaagtgtacatgtgatttttgatgaaactaacatacTCTCTAAGAGGCAAGAATATGCTGATAAAGCAATTGGGCTGGTAAGAAACTCAAATGAAACCACAACCCAGACTGAAGCTGCACCAGAGGAAGGAATAGGTGATGGAACATGTCCTTCCACCCATGGAAACCTGAtagggggaactgaacaaagaggaACTGATCCCCAAACCTCGAGGGAACCTGTCCACGAACTTGTTCCTTAGTAACAAAacattaaaggaaaatcaaagggAAACTAGTTGGTCGTGAAACcacacaagtatcaaagttctcatcccattgagaacataatcatTGATCCAACCTCTAGAATCACAATTGAATCTTCTTTGAAGAATCTTTGTGCTTTTGATGTTTTTtgtctcttattgaacctaaaaatattgttgaggctTGGAAGGATGTAGACTAGGTAAATgtaatgcaagatgaactcaaccaatttgagagaagtcaagtttggcaagACCCAAGGACATATAAATAACTAGCATATAATGGATCTTCATAAACAACTTGACGAAGATGGAACATTTACATggaacaaggcaagattggtggtTCAAGGATATAGTCAAGAGGAGGACATAGACTGTGATGACACTTTTGCTCTAGTTATAAGATTGTAAGCAATTAGACTCCTTAAAGCCTTTGTTTcttacatggaattcactctctatcagatggatgtcaagatTGCCTCCCTCAATGGCTATCTAAAGGAAGAAGTATTTATCTAGCAACCTCTGGGCTTTGAAAGCAAGTAATTTCCTGATCATGTGTACAAGCTTGACAAGACACTTTATGGGCACAAGTAGgctccaagagcatggtatgaaagatTGTTAAAATTCTTGCTTGAgcatggctacaagagaggtaaagACAATACtttgttcttgaaagaaaaaagtAAGGATCTCTTGGTAGTTCAGaaatatgttgatgatataatctTTTGAGCAACTACTGATAGGTTAAGTGAAGAATTTGCTAAActaatggggagtgaatttgaaatgagtatgatgggtgagcttaattttttttaggcttacaaattaaacaaaattcaaaTGAAACTATGATCCATCAACAGAAGTATGTGAAAGAGTTgcttaaaaggtttaaaatggaagaTTCCAAAGAAATCAACACTCTTATAGTAATAGCAACAAAATTGGATACAGATGAACCTTGATCAGAAGatgtataggggaatgattgaCTCTTTGTTATATCTCACTATTAGTATACCTAATATTTTTTCCAGTGTAAGCCTTTGTACTagatttcaggcaaatccaaaggagtctcacttgactgttaTCGAGAGTATCTTGAGATACCTAAAAAGGCACCACTGACATTTGTCTATGGTATCCAAAATGTAGTAATTTCAACTTAGTGGGATATGATAATAATGATTATGTAGGTTTTCTTATGGATAtaaagagcacctcaggtatgacacACTTTCTTGGCTCATGTCTTATGTCTTGGGCTACCAAAAAGCAAAATTCTGTGGCCTTGTCTACTACTGAAGCTAAGTATATGGTTGATGcctcatgttgtgctcaattgttgtggatcaaacatCAATTGATGGACTTTGGAATTGATGTAGGTTGTATCCCCatcttttgtgataacactagtgtaATTAGTATAACCAAGAACCCGATTCATCACAAAATagctaagcacatagatgttagacatcacttTTTGAGGGACAACCATGAAAAAGGATTGATCACtgtagaattttgtgctactgacaagcaaatagctgacatcttcacaaaagctctaagtagagatcactttgaaAGGAACAAGTTAGAATtaaggatgattaagatcacctaaaaaaCTAATTCTAACTTAATAATTGGTTATAtaatttgtgaattttgtacataATTAGATTAGATTTTGTTCAGTCTCACACTTTCACTAGTATACACAAGAGAATTCTCAGTGAAGAACTTGATTCATCAAGATTATATGGTATGCACTCTCCACTCTGcatattttgaaataattataATTGGATCATGATCAAAAAGAGAGTGACATTTAATCCCAATCTCCCTCAAAGCTTATCCATTACAAGCGAACTAGTTTCACCAAAAAGAGTCCCACACGGCATAATCGCCTAGATTCTAGGGAAGACTCCAACGTCTTTTCAAATAGACTTTCccagtttgattagacttctgAGCTTCTAAAAAGCTACCGTTATCCACTTAAACTCTCCctctttaaattgatttggcctTACCCATTTTCTCACTTCTAAATTTTTAGCCGCCAAATATTCTCTCTATATTCTCCCATCTCTTCTATACGCACATCTACATACATCAATGACAAACCTTtctaaaaatccctcaccaccacCAAAAGAATCATCAACTACACCATCAATCACACTTTCAACCACACTCACCTTTAATAAAGGAAGGTTCAAGATGCTTGCTCGTAAAATAGTCACTGGAGGATaacaaatcaaaaaaataaatgaGAAATTGAGGGTAAGCCAGGTAGAAGAACCCCATAAATCTAAAGAATCATCTAAGTCTGCAACTAAGGGGAAATaaactatttcatcttaaacagaaCGGGTAACATCTGGTCTTAAGATGGCGTCTGAGGTAATTTTTGGACTTGCTAAGAATCTGAAGAACATATTTGTTCTGGTTGGAACTATTACTATGGTAGAAACCACTGAATCTGAAAAAATTtgtagtaaaaaaaaaagaaaaaaagaaaaaaagaaaaaagaaaaagagagtaaGGGTGCTCAAGTTGATGTGaggggaaagggaaaagaaagagtTATTGAATCTTCACCTAATCCTACTTAGTTGACTGAGGAAATAAGGGCTATGGTGTTGTGGAGTGAGGAAGCTGCTGAGGAGGAAACAAGTTGGAGAGAAGAAGGGGTAATAGGTCTAGTGATACAAGTGCAGCTGAGGGGCTGGTTAGTTGATGAAGAGGTTTTAAGAATCTGTTCCATCTATGCAGGAACCCCTCAAAGACCTATTAAAACGAGTGTTTGACAACTACAATACCAAAAAGAAGAAGGTTCAGGAGTTAAAATTCCTGGAACTACTAGGGAAAACAAGAAGATAAAGGCTGCCTCTTCTATCCCTGTAGAGACTCCTCCCACAAGATGAAGAGCTACAAGGAGTCAGAAGAAGCAGAGTGAGGTTGAACTGGAAAGAGCCTTAGAAGAGAGTAAAAGAAAATCTGCTGCAAAGGGAAAGAAGAAAGTGAGTGAGCCTGTTGAGGCAATTGAAATTGAGGAGATGGACCTGGTCCTTCCTAATGAAGACAAGGTAGAGGAGGTGGGGGCTACGACTccaaaggcaaagaaaagaaagacttCCCAAAAGAAGTCGCATACAAAGACGGTTGATGCAGAACCTTCTACCTTGGCAAAAAGAACTAGGTCTACCAAAAAATCTAGGAAAGTACAAGTAGtgaaagaagaggaaagtgaagaagaagaggaaactgATAAAGAGCAGTACAAGATGGTTAAATTTGGCAAAAGAACGATATTGAAGGGTAGAATCCTCAAGGACTTGGAGGATGAAGGCATGGTGATGCTGCTGGAGAAACTACAACTTCAATGTTGGAAGGGCATGGTCCTTCATATGGAAGGAAAATTTACCAAAACTGAGATTGTGGACTTCATGGCAAATTGTGAAATAAAAAATTGCAGGGTCACCGGTGTGGTAGAAGGGGTGACTATGAGTTTTGACGACAAGAAATTGGGAGCAATTCTAGGGGTACTTGCTGAAGGGTACAAAGCCTACAAGAAGCTGAAATGGTCAAGCCTAGAAATCCTTCCCACATCCCTTGCCATTACAAGAAAAATTGCTGACAATGATTTAGAGCTACAGCCTAAGGCTGTGTACAAAAGTGAGATGAAGTCTGCCCATAAGTTGCTCTTTGAATTCATCAACAGGGTTGTAGTACCCAGGCTGGAAAGAAGGCACATTTCCACCTTCATGGACCTAGTCCTTATGGAGTGTCTAGATAGTGGAAGGCAAATCAATTGGCTGGGTTTTATCATCCACCTCCTTGATAGGGTTCTAACAGGCACCAAAATGCACGCCATACCCTATGGATTCATTCTCACTGTTGTGCTTGCTCACTTCAAGGTACCCCACAAGAAATGGAATGTTAGTACAAACAAAGATCACTTTGGGGCTAACACCTTGACTGCATATGACTATGATGTCCATATTGCTCccaaagaacctggttcatccaagaaggtTCTTGTGAACAATAAAATGAGAGCCTTGGTGCAGGAGAGTGGGGATAATGATGCTGAGATTGAGAGGCTGAAGAAGAGGCTGACTGCAGTAGAAACTAAGAGGGATGCTCTCGGGACTGAGCTTGCAAAGGAAAATGAGAAGAATGAAGGCATTCTTCATGACATGTTGAAACTGCTTCAGGCCAGAAcccaagaacctggttcttcccAGCCTTAAACCCTTCCTAGCCTAGTTAGAAAACCAGTGACCCGAATGGGATGtttcttttttgttcttcttgctagTGGTGCAGTACTGTTATTTCTTTCTATGCTTTGTAGATGACTCTTATCAATGCTAATCAACTGCTTTTACTCTAATTGTTTGTTGATGGTTCTTAGATGGATAATATCCTTAGATTGATAAAGATAAAATTGaatccatgattgcatttgaagtagccccagtggccatgagtaagatCTAATAAAATCTAGTTATCTAACAtaattatgcaacttttcgatgatgccaaaagggggaagataaGTACTTTTTACTTTGGactgtgatgtttataacctaatgaacttGGTCCTTGATGATTTATGATTTTAAAATGAAAAGTGTTCTAACATTATATTGCTGTTGAGCCGAGTTGAAACAGGTCTCATGGTTATGAAAAGcacaaagtttgtcatcatcaaaaagggggaatttatTGGCCTAAATAagtgtgt
Coding sequences within:
- the LOC138879462 gene encoding uncharacterized protein, whose amino-acid sequence is MAIGESDEKIEVDIFHLKDKNKFFSKKRLSELLLELIDESEDVNNEKEQLSKECVVLKAKCKNLELNACETKSENTVLKNQVHSLHTTILQLSSENLKLKLGTGKKTVDHTQLTLEENVGKIKDELYKRDELVRVIKKDLKSLSMSYIELVNGTGPPMHIHGYKNIIVAIEEHLALGTLYLSGIPK